One window of Canis lupus baileyi chromosome 21, mCanLup2.hap1, whole genome shotgun sequence genomic DNA carries:
- the LOC140613465 gene encoding olfactory receptor 5AN1-like: protein MTGGGNTTEITYFILLGFSDFPRILAVLFAVFLLIYILTLTWNLGLIILIRMDSHLHTPMYFFLSNLSFIDVCYVTSTAPKMLSNFFQEQQTITFVGCAVQYFVFSTMGLSESCLMTAMAYDRYTAICNPLLYSSVMSPTLCIQMVLGSYLAALSASISQLCAMFQLHFCGLNVINHFFCDMPQLLVLSCTDTMFVNLLTAILTMIFGIINAFIIMISYGFIVMSIMKITSAKGRSKAFNTCASHLTAVSLFYTSGIFVYLSSSSGGSSSFDRFASVFYTVVIPMLNPLIYSLRNKEIKDALKRLPKKTWYC from the coding sequence ATGACTGGGGGAGGAAATACTACAGAGATCACTTATTTCATCCTTTTGGGCTTCTCTGATTTCCCCAGAATCCTAGCAGTGCTCTTTGCTGTATTCCTGCTGATTTACATTTTGACTCTGACTTGGAACCTGGGCCTCATCATCTTAATAAGGATGGACTCTCACCTCCACAcgcccatgtacttcttcctcagtAATCTGTCCTTCATAGATGTCTGCTATGTGACCTCTACAGCTCCCAAGATGCTCTCCAACTTTTTCCAAGAGCAGCAAACCATCACCTTTGTGGGTTGTGCCGTTCAGTACTTTGTCTTTTCAACCATGGGACTGAGTGAGTCTTGTCTCATGACAGCCATGGCTTATGACCGATACACTGCCATTTGTAATCCACTTCTCTATTCATCAGTCATGTCACCCACACTCTGTATTCAGATGGTGCTGGGATCCTATCTGGCTGCACTCTCTGCTTCTATATCCCAGTTGTGTGCCATGTTTCAGCTTCATTTCTGTGGGCTGAATGTCATCAATCACTTCTTCTGTGACATGCCCCAACTATTAGTCCTGTCCTGCACTGACACTATGTTTGTAAACCTCTTGACTGCTATATTAACAATGATCTTTGGGATAATAAATGCCTTTATTATTATGATATCTTATGGCTTTATTGTCATGTCCATCATGAAAATCACTTCAGCTAAAGGCAGATCCAAAGCTTTCAACACCTGTGCTTCTCATCTGACAGCAGTTTCTCTCTTCTATACCTCAGGTATCTTTGTCTATTTGAGTTCCAGCTCTGGTGGTTCCTCCAGCTTTGACAGATTTGCATCAGTATTCTACACTGTGGTTATTCCCATGTTGAATCCCTTGATTTACAGTCTGAggaacaaggaaataaaagatgccTTGAAGAGGTTACCAAAGAAGACATGGTATTGTTGA